In Metopolophium dirhodum isolate CAU chromosome 9, ASM1992520v1, whole genome shotgun sequence, the genomic window tatagaccatttttcatcaaaaattcGGCAATCATCATTATATTTgcgttttttttctgtctgacATTTTCATACGGAaactttacaattaaatatcGATATCACccgtgtaggtacttataaaacaaCGTACTGATCAAACTAATGTGTACGAACGATGTGTACCTCAATTCATAATCTTTTCAATAGACAATAAAAGATAAGAAAACAAGTCTAatatataagattatttttgtacttttatacTTTGTGGCCCGCTTGAAGATAATTTTTTACCAAAGTGTCCCGCCAAAAGAAAAAGGTTGGGCATCACTGTTGTAGAGTATGtagaaattcgctagactaaaccggtgtgaaaaataatgcaccgggatgtttggaccatatcatttacatggttcattatcccggtgcgggataatgtgggataattttaaaccggtttagtctagcgaatttctaTTATGTCATTGCAATGGATGTgtgttatacttaaattaaatgattaaccattgcatacgaaaaattaTTCTGAGTGGAGAAGTTGTGTCATCCTAGCATACTTGTTGAAACCATAGCtttaatttgaataatcaaatttaataattaaaaaaaaaaataataaaaatcagaaatattgtatggtatatttcaatatttgtgaaTTGTAGCCTGTATATTActgtaatatcaaataaatgaatgtgacatttaaatgtaaatatttaacattttaaaggtAATGCAAATGAAGATATGAATTCATCAACTTGTGATAACCAATTGTATCCAGTAAATAAATTGCGTGAGTtggtaacaatattaattagaaattaatattttgtttaatctaTAGTTTATAGTTCAAGAGTTGATATTCTAATATTAAGTTGATTTCGACATAAATAATCggaataggtacttattagtgCTAGACAATATTTGTTGAaacgttttttaatataaaaaattcaaaaatgtaaataatataataaactacgtcgtattaaataaaaaaattaattattatttttggttaatCATTTTTAGCAGaaaaatatagacatatattttcaaattatacgtACTTCAATAAAATACAGACAAAAGCAATCGACGCTATTTTCAATACTGGTAAGTTCctgctattattttatatgtaaggtaggtactataagtaggtacttaatggcTAATACTATATAGATACTATTGTCTAAGCCAGGCGTgctaacttttttcaaattgtagGCCACATtcgaaatttatattaatactgcGGGGCCGTATATATcggtaattttgataaaatatacactgaatgtacttaaaattattatttttattttcatttatacttATGGAAATTTCTACTTTTATAAAATGGTCACGGGTTGGTTGGAATACTTACAGATTTGTTGGCTCacaaaaaacgaatattttttttttttttttttttttttttcgtttgtatAGGGTTGctattggatataatataattagatcTGTATTTAGTGATCAAAACTACCCaaattgttgtgttaaaaatacgTGGAGCACCCATTTGGCCATTTAACGGTGTAAATCTACAGGCATTTAATTTGTCACGGGCAACGCCGTGCAAGATCAGCtagtgataatatattgtatataatacaaatgattttttaaaaacagatcAATGATCAGTGATCACTTACTGTAATACATCGAgttatctatagtatttataaggATTTGAACTGAAAAAGTTTAGTTACaaacgaataaataattttaatatttcaatataagattatacttttgacataatatttactatactatttttaaccaatgtttaaaatatttatttgtgtatatttcacctatctaaaatatgtatttttatgccatataaataatttttttaagcaaaaaaacaattgtttcattatattttttgtatttttaacatttattacacACCCACCCAttctaaatacatattaagaACAACGATTGTTCCTTCGTTGTTTGGGCCCACCGTGAGCCCGCGGTACACGGCCCGAATCTCGGGAGGACCATAAGCTGAGGCTAGACGCCGACGAAGCTTCATCCGAGCATCCCACCAATGATGTGCTTTACCTTACGGGAAACGAGATTGGTACTTCGGGATGTGGGGGGGGTCCCTCGGTGTTGAGAAATTAACACCGAGCCCTCACACGTCGATCGCGTGCGGACACTGCCCGCGATCGACGACGGTTTGGTTTCGGAGTGGCAGTTTGCAGGAGCATACTATGTGGGGAAAGGTCGCACGCTTGGCCAGGAGAAAGCTGCCAAGTGGATGGAGTCAGGCGGACTCGCACGGTGACAGCCGGCCGAGGAAGCAGGACTTCTCCTTAGCGCTCATCCATCTTATCGTTGGAGCTATATGCAGCGAAGGTTGTCCGTGACCAAAAACGGAAAGCAACGTGGATAGATTGCGACCCCACCAAGGTGGCGAAAGGTACCTGTATGCCCAAGCCGGATGGTACGGGCCCGCCGGAGAATTCCTCCGTGCGCGCCCGGTGCTCGTGGTCCTTAGACGACGTGCGGTCGTCAGTCCCCGGCGGTCCTCTGGCCATACGAAAGTGTGGGGTGGCCCGCCGGTTGGCGGTCGTAGGCCTCTACGGCTCTTGACTAGCACCTCGTGCTAATATAAGGTCCGTAGTTGTAGTCGTAGGTCATGCCGCAAGGCGTGTCCGAGGACATAAACCCGGGAGCTTCGTGTTCCTTCGTTGTAGACACACTCGCGATTCGCAGTGTCAGTTTCTGTACCTCACATTTTTACACCACGCTGTAACTGTGACACATATCCATATACcctatatactttattttaatttcataaaaatctatCTTTGAACGATTCTGGCGCTCATGGCTCAGGCTCGTGGCAGtgtctgaaatataatattataaactttgaaaacaaatgttttttgttaactacatagataatatgatacaaatattaaatcaaatgaaaaaagtctTTAAAATAGTTctcaatatatgttataataatataatacttaataactatGTATTTACATTGCAATAAATAGGTGTATCACAAATCAaaactataggtacttttatcTTTGGTATGGTCTAATATAGTAagcaatgattatattttatattctagtaTTGGAGCGCGTATCTTTATTTTTTGCAAGCAATAGTTTTAGTTAATTTGGTTCacatataaactaaaatatgttaaaatatgaattatttgcTTTTGCAATAATATGTTCAAATCCTTAAACATGTAAAAATATACGATTTACAAATTTTCCTATATCATATTACGGTAAAATAATTTCCTTTCTATTTTTTACAATGgactgattaatattattttatcccgGGTCAATTAATGTAACTTCCCAACTGCCAAAACTTGGTAGGTAGTGGGTACGTTAATTTGCTATGTTAGGTGTGTAATCAAATGTAGTCTGAGCAATTTGGTtgtaattatacttattttgaattatatagtatacaaaggtaggttaggttaggttaggttataaccTATATCGTGTTCGATAATtactaaaaagttaaaattttgatacaGAATACGactaatatcaattataattgtgtttatattcAAGATAAGTCAGTCGTCGTGTCTTCACCAACTGGATCCGGAAAAACAGTTATTTTTGAATTAGCTATAATACGTTTTTTAGAAATGCTCGGCaagttttctaataatttacaaaactttaaaataatttacggtaaattaatttatattttgtttttttatattgtatacgtttagattacttacctacatagttacatgtactataaaaataaaacatatgatATGTAATCaaagtcaacataatattatacatttatacatattgtatatttgtatgtattttttttattattaatactaatttgtGGTTAGTGGCTCCAATAAAAGCATTGTGTTCAGAACGTCATGAagattggaaaaataaatttacagttCATGGacttaaatgtattgaaataacTGGGGATTCAGAAGTTCTCGATTATGTAtctttaattactaattatcaGTTGATAATAACTACTCCGGAAAAATGGGATTCATTGACCaaaaaatttcaagaatttaaGTATCAAATGTACATGGTCAAACTTTTTTTGATCGATGAGGTAGGTCATTATcgaactattttataaaattctaaattaaattccATACATTTCAAAGGTTCATTTAATAAACGATGGGATTCGTGGTGCTACATTAGAAACTATTGTCAGTCGCATAAAACTAATtccaaaaattgtaaatacatttatataatatattatattatataaatacatgagtagaaataaaccaaattttatttttcagcagccaaaaataaatgattttacattACGTTTTGTTGCTGTATCTGCTACAGTGACAAATGTTGAAGATATTGCAAAATGGTTAACTAATGATCAAAATGAGTCTGCCCATTACttgaagtatattttatatgatacaattatacaattacattttataaaaaaatgaaatgagaattctttttaaaactatttttgctattctatttaatattgtatatttttataatattattttattaattatttaatattaatacgtaaTATCTCACAGAAGTACTGAAGACGAAAGACCGgtgaaattacaaaaaattgtattaggtTATAACTATAAGACAAGTAGTTTCAAATTTGACTTTGATCTTACCTATAAACTTAAACCTTTAATAAGACAGTATTCAAATGGGCGACCGACCTTAGTAAGGAAATACTTACCATATAAATCcaatataaactttatttttaggttcaattctaactttaaaaacaaattttagatattttgttcTACAAGGAAAAGCGTAGAATTCACTTGTAGTATTTTAGTGAAAGACATTACAATTTCATTATCTGACGAGAAACTACGTTGTATCAACGAATTTTCAAAGGAAATAAATAACAAGAAAATtaaaggtattaaaaatattctttaatataCATTTGGCATTTACAATATTTCTTGAACGTTGttctggaataaaatataattcaaattcattaaatgtaTCTTCTTTTTACCTTTGGCAacctatttgatatttatactgatagtttagtattttatacattgggtatttggattataatatattttacattttacataaatattaaactgtataatatagttatatattacaaatatcagTTGTAATTaatgttactttaaaaaaaaaaatgtttattgtaattttaatccCTGGACTTAAAATGAACCaatacagttttaataaaacagtgtgcaacactaaataataacaaatattaaaaaagtatacgtatataatataaagtattattgtttacctggattgtatacattttatagaaatgTTTAAATTCGGCATTGGCTTTCACCACGCTGGCATGTCTATCAAAGAAAGAAGTGTAGtagaaaatatgttttgtaatgGATGCTTAAACATACTTATTGCTACTAGTACTTTAGGTATTGATCCTCGTAAACTTACCAATGGATAATATTAGtaatcttataaattaatattgaatttattataatttaccttaGCAATGGGAGTTAATTTACCAGcacatttagttattataaaatctacTGAATATTATTCCTTTAATGGCTATAAAGAATATAACGAATGTCAAATATTACAAATGGTTGGAAGAGCTGGAAGACCTCAATTTGATAGTACTGCTACTGCTATCATTATGACGAAAACATCAATGAAGGtatgatacaataatttataagtataagtactcaatttttaaatattgcaatGCATGCActatacattgttattattaaaattacttaaaatataacataatttgaaagtagGTATCTTACAACTTAagtaaagttaataaaaaaatttttcctAAAagcttaaatgtttataaataatgaatatagtcGTGTAGACAAAAATCACCTTATggcttatataaaatatagaaaaatacatGATTTCtatgaaaatatcattattatattttataaaacttttaccTATGCTATAGCTGCTTTTGCATCCTCACTCTTGACTTGGTGCGATCCATTTTAGAGTGTGTAGTTTGGCAACTATATCTTGAAAAagactaattaataaataatattatagcgtgaGTAAAACAAATGGTTGTCTTAAGCTTTCTTCATTCTTAAGATAGATCTTCTCGACTATTCCCTTATTCATGGCGCCCTCAAAATTACTACTTTTTCTTCTCGATACCTCGACGCTTATTCCAACTTCATTTCTTCCCTTCTTTGATTCCATAGATGATCCCCTTTTCTAGATCCCCTACCGTGTTCCTTCCCGTAACTCTAGAATTCACCAGCTATTCGTCGTACCTAACCACACAACTCGTGGAACACGGACATAATAATCCCATTCATAAAatgttacttaaaataaatcatgcagattataatctatttatatattaaacttttattctGTTCCGAGAATCTtattctacttttttttttatttaatttacatttctAAACCTATCTGTTACACTTAggaatttattctaaatttagtttgtaattttcatcaatatttgaacatttCTGTTTGGcgtgaattataaaaaatgaaaataaatatttacttggaAATGAAGGCATACGCTGAGTCTGGCATTAGATATTAATACTTAAGTAATGAAAATTTCAATTGTTaagatatacaattaatttaaggAATGGTTGTTgacttaaattgaattatttgtaattttatacaatatacattatacatgtaaaAACAGTGAAACAActcaaacataattatattacatattatagctattatcagcatttattcattttatacagttttacaaaatcatatgctttaaaattaataacagaaatacaaatttaacaatttCAAACAGCAtagaatacctacctatattaatttaaaaatattcaaaagcaCATATAATATCGgcctatataaatgtatataggtatcaacgtaacatttatattgttatatgcaagtgtaaaatgtgtataatatatggtggatacattttctattatgtacaataatgaGGGGTCtgtatttttaagataaattgtgaagttaattaaatacaaacaagtaacaataatatattttttttcaattgcgTTATGTTtacgtataataggtacatataatatctaatacagtaggtatatactataggtaatattatacaattgtgcCGAGAATATCTGTTCATATTTTGCATGAATTTTTTAAAGtatggaaaatatttaaacaaaagagtacaaattatttattaaattgttctaTCTTCTCTGAATAGAATTTGATTCAGTATTGCCAAATGGGCTAGCATTATCTTGGAAGGTGATTTTTGGTACAAAACCACTTTCTCCATCAACGTAGTATGTGACCGTCATGAGTCTACCATCCGGAAGATATACAAAGTACGATCCTTCTATGCGACCTGTATCTTTGCCAACTTCGTTTTGCCCATAGTAATTTCCACTTGGTTTATCTTCCACTTTGTATTGGTATTCgtacttgaaataattaattaaattaaatatttgtaaatataaaaaaaagtagtagGAGATCAAAATATTAGGTCACTATTAAAGGTTTTCACTATATAATTTCCttctacctatattttatctatGACAGAAAACttggtttttatatttctaatatttttaaaaatattaaataagccttttactttcttaattttttaagtgTGGCATAGGCGCGATAACTAATATGATGGAATGGAAAGTACAATGAGCAtttcttcccccccccccccccccccccaatagtAACATCGTAAattatagtacttatattttttctaaaatatagtttatctatgacaaattgtattattcacagatttttattttagaaaaatttaaagttttatttgtgaatccaatattatgtaaaaacttaagttagatattttatatcgtagctaaatatgtttaataagtaatttctaTTGCACACTTATAGAAATACTTAATTTACTTACTATAGAATAGAAAATAGCACTTAGATAATTCTCTTCTCCAAATAGtgtctgttatattatataaaaggtaACGACTAAATAGATGCCAGTAACTCGTAAGATAAACAAACGTGtattataaagttaatataattggtataataaCTGTTAACGTGTTGTGTTACgagtgtaggtataggtacagaTATTTAAACACGTACCTACTAGTATGTTGTATGTATGGATCAAAATGGGATTTTATGTTGAAAagtcttattattaaaataataataattcaatccAAATAGGTTGTGGGGCAATTTAATTTACtcatcaaaacaattttaaatttttactaagaaatggataatattttatattaggtatataatgtacatatagaATAttgattaaacattataaattagcCGTTAATATCAATGATGGCTGTAGTACGTTAATTGAATCAttctgtatataattattattaaaataaaattattttgccaattttaaaatgtaactaggtacctaaaatttatatattgtaatataatacatgtccacaataataaataaggctattattaagattttatgAGATTAGGAGACAGAAAAATGTCACgaggtaaaaaattatattactggttactattatactatttgttttaatgttttcgttgttaagtaaaatataatgaactaattattacaaattataataaaacaaaaatgtaatcgtatataaaagattaaacgtaatttaaattatagcatatttcataaaaaagaaaaatataaaaatatttcaaaattaattaatattaataatataaaaggctgataattattgttttaaacttatctaaatatttaaacataggtaaaatatatttaagctcCTGAGATTTATGCAGAGctatatattgataaaataaataaaatagaatagtttaatcatttattaacaGTACTTAAGATGTTTTCAATCTGTGTTTAGTTTCTTGGTTAGACAGATTAACTTCAGACtggtaattttgaaaatttcataaatCTGACGTGGAAATATAAACAATcggtttaaaaatttttaaaaaaatcttcatTCGTTTTGGTGGATAACCCTAGTTTtgctctaaattatttttaaaatgtaaagattaatcattgcttttaaattaaaaaaacctttattatagttttggttttgtatatttaaataataattagcctAGAAATGTTTGACATCCTCTTCGAAGCCCTTAGTCTAATCCAAGACAACGCACCAACAAAATAATCACATTTCTAAAACTTATTGATATGAACAACCTAATCTAAGGAAaccattgtattatttatatgtaactaATATGGTTTTTGTTATAAGCTAATAACTTAGTAGATGATGCTGcactatgaataaaataataataataataataataaattgtgaacttttttattttttatttttgagttaagACTTCGACCACTAAGGTAATTTGCCTGTTACTGTAGGGAAGGGTATTATTGGTTTGaatacgtgtatgtgtggcaaggatttttcACTTAAACTccggtggtcacccatccggaaaGTCAAAAACCGCGCCACAGTGGCACACTAAACCACTAGTGAACTTTTGCATTTTCCTAAAAACCTTACAAAGTTATCCCATAATAAGTATGAGCCTATTACAATTGTTAGAtacaatgttaaaattaaaaacaaagtattgaattatttaatatttctttaatttctatcaatattctaatgaaaaataattaaattagaataatataattttgaaatgtattttatatttttttaattaaattattgttgtttactatatttgtaagtttatttttagtatgaCATTTTGAATAGTAATTCAGAAAATTAATCGATTTAGTACTTACTGGCTCTGGTTTTTCTGAAGTTTTAGTCATGGAGTCCCCTTGAGGACGACCTTGGATCAGCAATATCCATGTGAATAAAATGAAACAGAATAATCCTTCTTTTACCAgcatcatatttataaattttttttaataattatacaacacttttaaatatttaaaaataaaaatgtaatattttataacactatatagtaaaattaaacttttatagtaTAGTTTATATGTTTACAGCGAAATCAAATCTTTGTAATTGATTTCATATTGGCTTGTGTCTCCTTTAAATATAAACCTCTCCCTTTTTATTCCCCCGTAGAGTTTATAGTAAAATGTTGCTCCGCCCTGAAAGGAAAGTacaaattatacctaaataaaaaaatgtttaaaacatttactccaaaatattaatgtttttatgtaGTTGgaaatgaaacattattttttaatgatagtaCATTTTAACTCGCCTTGTACaaagtattgtttttttctatatcAATGAatgataaatatcaataaaaaaaatattactcattaaaataaaaaatgtacgtgATAACAAAAGTTTTAAGATTGTCATATAAGATTTTCGAACTCTAAAAGTTTCTAATAGCATATTTTTagaccaataaaaataattttagaccaaatacctacaattattgtaatactttgaattggttatttttttttatttcttaataggTTTTTCACCCACATCCACACACATTTTAGAGTCAAAAAAGTAATGGGAGTCAGTGCGTTTTTAACTACACTCAAAATCATTTTGCAAATAAACcaacttacaaaatatatatatttcattttaaaatcctGAACATTGGTCTTCTTTTTACAGAGTTTTTATTTTaggtgttttataaattattaagacatTTATGGAATTACGTtatgtcaatatttaatataatctagaatttatattaatttaattaatacaatattattcagttATCAATATTAACCAATACCTTGTTTGTGCCCCCGTTATCCCTGTaagatttattttcaatacatatAGACATAAAGTATAAATCACTATTAATAACCGATTTCCAAGTATCTAGTTActgtattcaatttattttgtaatacacTGCAGTATTATATGAATCTAAtatgaacttaattttaaacgcttaaaaaatgggaatttaacttttttcttttttaaaacattttacattgcttatatgatatatactaggtacttaaatatttctttaataaacGTATATTTGTTAAAGCTGGCTGTATGGGTCAAATTCATTATTGTATAGTTTGTATTTACTGTTTACTTTATTCGGTCTGAATCTTATTTAATGTGCAATTAACGTAATCCATTATCTATGTCCATACGCTAGAAATAAATGAGTGATTGCTCTTTGGCGTTGGATATTACGTTATGCTTTCTTCGCATTTACGAATCCACATGCAATGTTAACCTTTGAACTCAACGCGCAACCGACATTGCAAACAAGCTCCTCAGTAATAATTACATAGGCTTGCCATTCTTTAAATACACTTACAAAATGGGTAGCCTTCTTAATAAAACAGAGcctgttcaaaaatatttaagtaaaaataatttttaaattcaaccataatcttataattttgaatatctaaattaatattttcaggaaTCTATTACTCTGAAATTAaacgttttaagtttttaacactTAAGCCAACAAACTTAAACGATTTTGTTTAAGCGGAAGCAATATTTGACtttgtgatttttttacaaagattaaatcaacattatttttaatattcgtaatttttggtataaaaatatatagttataggaGTTGTCAGAGGCACTCGTTAGTcatttatagtaattactaatttgttagGTTATATGTAGGTTATTTGtagttatatttttgaactaatTTATGGAACATAAAATAAACTCAAAGTTTATACTCAGGACTTGTCTCTAAGCTTTCATGTTTGCTAATATGTTCGATTCTCAATTATCTTggatatagtattaaaaaaaaggtggataagtggatgtcgctctgctgtacagtaggttacaagtggatcactgtaatggatggtgttaaatttgaattcaatgacataatatcattgtataagaaaaacgattctgagcgaaaacggtcagtcagcctatgattttaccaagtatatttgatgatattattgtgaataaagtaatttatatataacctatttacgtggagccttgttttaaattttcaatccttagccataaaagttaaaaatttataaatttttaactacaaaataattaataaattataaatttgataaatgttgtcaaaatttgaactttaaatgcttataaaaaaaaattgtgcctatgtatttttaatatttttcaactgctattagaacgatatatcaggagccttatattaaattttcaagcttttttactcaacagataaaattttattgatatttatagaaaaaaaaaactaaaaaaattgaaaactgacaatgtccgtaaacagctcaaaaagagtcaaaatattttcaacattttatggtgtatagaaaatgctaatataaacattcagtgaaattttcaagtatctacagtcattcgttttttaattacaataaaataagaaaattgttacatgagaaatcgagtaaatatcaaatgttgtaaaaatataaatttcagacgctcataaaaaatttaatttaagtttcttctagacattttttttttgataaaggtagacaaaattatgagtaatcttatattacattttcaaatcttagatttaaaaagaaaaatttttatgaattctcatcaaaataatttgctatttttcgtgatttttccgtattttgtcaaaatttgaacttaaatgcttataattaaaaactgtgactaaggatttttaatttttttcatctgcctttgaaacaataacctaggagccctctattaaattttcaagcttttttactcaacagataaaattttattgatatttatagaaaaaaaaactaaaaaaatttaaaactgacaatggccgtaaacagctcaaaaatattttgtaaattttatggtgtatagaaaattctagtCAAAATTCTAgtcattcagtcaaaatttcatgtccctacggtcatttgttttagagttacaccaaaaaccaaaatcgattttctcaaaaacagattttgcgtaaaaattcccgtttttccttaatttttcttttgtttttcacgtcgcttttgaccccccaaagtaccaactagattcactttcctatcagaaaatttactatcgaagaaaatccaagcacttttactgtcctaaaaggtgatgacagacacaaaaataaaaaaaataaaaaaaaaacacacatcattgtaaaatcaatacatttatcgcttcgctcagaatctaaaatgtaactaagaattaatttttagttactaaatactaatattagtaattgattaattaaccctttcactactaCACTATTTATCCACTACAACCGATgctacgtaaaataaaatatttattgtttttttttttaagattttaattttgagatcTATGATGTAATTATCCAAGTTCAAAATAATGCAAATCATAGTTACCAAAATTTGTACGGTTATCGGaaaatgagaatattataaaatacagggGACATAATAGTACG contains:
- the LOC132952631 gene encoding pro-resilin-like, which encodes MMLVKEGLFCFILFTWILLIQGRPQGDSMTKTSEKPEPYEYQYKVEDKPSGNYYGQNEVGKDTGRIEGSYFVYLPDGRLMTVTYYVDGESGFVPKITFQDNASPFGNTESNSIQRR